GTAGAAACAGACTTTGGTTTGTTAATTGAATTAACAAGGGTCTGGTTTCTGTCTCTCAAACTATTTCTTTGTCTAGGTTCGGGGCGCTTTCGAGTCGCTTTCGCTCTCAACCGCGCATTTATCAATATACGGAATACCGCAAGAAAAGTCAACACCTTTTCACAAAATATTTTTCAAAATCCCTGAATCACAGTCATAGTAACGGCTTCAACCATAGAAAAAAACTTCGCTCGACACCGGTAACTCCCCTTTCCCATTCCTCAGAACTATCTGCTCCCCCCTCTGCACCTCCTCCGTCCGATAATGGGGAAGTCGTTTTTGTGGGTTTAGATTAATGGAAAACAATTCTCTGGCACCTTTGCGGGTTGGCATTCTCGGTTTTGGTGGTTTGGGGCAAGCGGCAGCTAGGTTGTTGGCACCCAAGCAGGAGATGAAGTTGGTGGCTGTGGCCGATCGCCATGGGTATCTATATGATGCGGACGGCATTGATGTGGATAATGCGGTGCAGGCTTATACCCAGCAAGGTTCCGTGGGTAAGGCCAAGAAGGGACAGATGAGTGAGCAAAGCATTGAAGATTTAATTGGTGAGGGGGAAGTAGATGGCTACTTTCTGGCGTTACCGAATTTGCCCAATACTTTCATGGCGGATGTGACTCGGCAATTCATCGCCTCTGGCTGGCAAGGGGTATTGGTGGATGCGCTCAAGCGGACCAGTGCGGTGGAGCAGTTAATAACATTGCGGGAGGATCTAGCCCAAGCAGGTATTACTTATATGACGGGTTGTGGAGCGACTCCCGGTTTATTGACGGCGGCGGCGGCGATCGCCTCCCAGAGTTTTCAGGAAATTCATCAGGTAAAAATTACTTTTGGGGTGGGCATTGCTAATTGGGAAGCTTACCGGGCCACCATTCGGGAAGACATTGCTCACATGCCCGGGTACAACGTCGATAAAGCCCAAGCCATGACGGATGCGGAGGTGGCGGCTCTGTTGGATCAAACCAATGGCATTTTGGCTTTGGAAGATATGGAACATGCTGATGACATCATGTTGGAGTTGGCGGGCATCTGTCACCGAGACCAAGTAACGGTGGGGGGCGTGGTGGATACCCGTAATCCGAAGAAACCGTTGAGTACCCACGTAAAAATCACCGGCAGAACCTTTGAAGGGAAGATTTCTAGCCATACCTTTACCCTGGGGGATGAAACCAGCATGGCGGCCAATGTTTGCGGCCCGGCCTTTGGTTATTTGAAAGCGGGTTATGGGTTACATCGTCAGGGTTTAAAGGGTTTATTTACAGCAGCGGATGTGATGCCCAAATTTGTGCGTTAATCTATCAACGTTGTTCAATCGGTTCAGGTAAACTATCTATGACTAGACCAATTTCCCTGGGCTTAGGAAAAATAGCGGGACTGGCGATCGCCTCTGGGCTAGTTTTAACCCAGTCCTACGGAAGTTTTGGGCCAGAGATGTCCATTGCTGAAGCGGGGGAATTACCGGGGGGAGTGCGTTTTTTTAGTCGTCCTCCCCAGTTGGTGGATAGTGTTACCACCTTCAATGCGGTGTCAATTCCGGCGGCGAAGTATTATTTCACTATTTCTCTGCCGGAACAGGCCGGTGAACCCCTCGACAGAGTTGTTTTTCAACAGCAACCTAACCCAGACCCAATTAATTTTTACCCGGAACAAACCTTTGCTTTTCTTGGCGATCGCCACAATCGGGGGTTCCAAGTTGCTCTGGAGTCGGTGGATTGGGACAGAGATACGGGAAAAATCACTGTAACTTTTGCCCAAACCATTTCCCCTGGGGAAACTGTCACCATTGGGCTAAAGCCCTGGAAGAATCCCGATGTGCCTGGAGTCTACCAATTTCGAGTTTTTGCCTTACCACCGGGGGAAAATTCCCAAGCCATGGATTTGGGGGTAGCCAGGTTTCAATTTTATCGGGGTGGAACCTGGTAACCGGGACATTGCCGGTCAACTATTCAGACATTGAGTGGGAATTCTATTTCAGATCCGCCAACTGAATACGGGGATCGGTAAATTTCAGCAGTAAGTCCGCCAGAAGATTACCAACGATGAGGAGAGTTGCCCCCATCATTAAACTGCCCATCACTAGATACAGATCCTGGGCGGTGACTGCTTGGAGAATTAGACGACCTAAACCGGGCCAATTAAAGAAAAATTCGGCGATAAAAGCGCCACTGAGTAAGCTAGCAAATTCAAAGCCCAGAATGGTGATCAGAGGGTTGATGGCATTACGGAGGGCATGGACGTAAATGACCCGATTTTCGGGCAAACCCTTAGCCCTGGCAGTTTGAATGTAGTCCTGGCGCAACACATCAAGCAATTGGCCTCGCATCAACCTTTGTAATCCAGCAAAACTGGTGATGCTCAAAGCGAGGGTAGGTAAAATCATGTGCCAAGCCACGTCCCAAACCTTATGGGGCCAAGAAAATTCGGCAAAATCAATGCTGGTCATGTCCCCCACCGGCAACAGGGGTGAAACGGATTGGGCAAGAAATAATAAAAGTAGGGCAGTGATAAAACTAGGAAATCCTTGGCCGATGTAGCTGATTACCCGCAAACTCCGGTCTATGAATGTGTTTTGCTGTACGGCCCCCACAATGCCCAAGGGAATGGCGATCGCCCAGGTGAGAATGATAGATGTTATGGCTAGTAGTAGGGTGGCGGGAATCCGTTCTATTAGTAGGGAAGCAACGGAACGGTTATAGACAAAGCTTTCACCAAAATTGAAACGGGTCACCACTTGGGTGAGCCAGCGCCAATATTGCACATACCAAGGTTGATCCAAGCCAAATTGAACTTTTAGCTGTTGCAGGGTTTCTGGGGAAATTTTCGGATTTTGCTGGAGGGTGTCGAGATAACTGCCGGGGGCTAGCTGAACAATGGCAAAGCTTAATAGGGATGCTAGCAATAAGGTAATCAGCCCTTCTATCAACCGCTGGACAACATAGGCAAAGTCGTCATTTTGGAGCCAACGGAGGGGATTGCGCATGGATTACTGAATTAAGAACTGCTGGTTAGATCCTATCTGGGGATTTTTCCTAGTCAATATAGCCTAAGCCTTTTCTTGGTGCAGATGCCGATCGCCAGGGAGCAATGGGTCCTCGGAATCCGCTAAGGTTAGGAACGTATTTGTTTGACAGGAACTGAGCCGAACTATGGGAGCTATCCAAGCCATTCGTGGAACCCGTGACATTTTGCCCCCGGAAACCAACTACTGGCAGTGGGTAGAGGCGATCGCCAAAAGCATTTTAGACCGGGCTTTGTATCAAGAAATTCGCACCCCAATTTTTGAGCAGACTTCCCTGTTTGAGCGGGGTATTGGGGAAGCCACAGATGTGGTGGGGAAGGAAATGTATAGTTTTACCGACCGGGGTGACCGCCCGATTACCTTGAGGCCAGAAGGCACAGCTGGGGTGGTGCGGGCCTATATTGAACAGAACTTACAGGCCGCTGGCGGAGTGCAAAGGCTGTGGTACACCGGGCCCATGTTCCGCTACGAAAGACCCCAGGCGGGCAGACAACGGCAATTTCATCAATTGGGGGTAGAAGTGTTGGGCAGTGCCGATCCCAGGGCCGATGTGGAAGTTATCGCTTTGGGCACCGATATTCTCAAAGCCCTTGGTTTGAGTAACCTTTCCCTTGCCCTAAATTCCGTTGGTAACGGCGGCGATCGCCAAAGGTATCGGGAAGCTTTGATCGCTTACTTAACTCCTTTTAAAGCTGAACTAGATCCCGACTCCCAAGATAGATTAGAGCGTAATCCCCTGAGAATTTTGGACAGCAAAGCCAAACGAACCCAGGAAATTGTCCAGGATGCCCCCAGCATTTTGGATCATCTCGGAGTGGATTCCCAACGGCACTTTGACCAAGTGCAACAATTACTAACGAATTTGGGCATTGCCTACCAACTCACCCCTACCCTGGTGCGGGGTTTGGATTATTACACCCACACCGCTTTTGAAATTCAATCCAGCGATCTGGGGGCCCAGGCCACCGTTTGTGGCGGCGGTCGTTACGACGGCTTAGTGGCGGAATTGGGAGGCCCCGTTACCCCGGCCGTGGGTTGGGCCATGGGATTAGAGCGATTAATTATCCTTTTGCAACAAATGGCTACGCCCCCCGCTCCTAGCCCGGACTTGTACCTGATTTCCAAAGGGGAAAAGGCAGAACCCCAAGCGTTAATTCTG
The genomic region above belongs to Synechocystis sp. PCC 6803 substr. PCC-P and contains:
- a CDS encoding DUF2808 domain-containing protein, which codes for MTRPISLGLGKIAGLAIASGLVLTQSYGSFGPEMSIAEAGELPGGVRFFSRPPQLVDSVTTFNAVSIPAAKYYFTISLPEQAGEPLDRVVFQQQPNPDPINFYPEQTFAFLGDRHNRGFQVALESVDWDRDTGKITVTFAQTISPGETVTIGLKPWKNPDVPGVYQFRVFALPPGENSQAMDLGVARFQFYRGGTW
- a CDS encoding ABC transporter permease yields the protein MRNPLRWLQNDDFAYVVQRLIEGLITLLLASLLSFAIVQLAPGSYLDTLQQNPKISPETLQQLKVQFGLDQPWYVQYWRWLTQVVTRFNFGESFVYNRSVASLLIERIPATLLLAITSIILTWAIAIPLGIVGAVQQNTFIDRSLRVISYIGQGFPSFITALLLLFLAQSVSPLLPVGDMTSIDFAEFSWPHKVWDVAWHMILPTLALSITSFAGLQRLMRGQLLDVLRQDYIQTARAKGLPENRVIYVHALRNAINPLITILGFEFASLLSGAFIAEFFFNWPGLGRLILQAVTAQDLYLVMGSLMMGATLLIVGNLLADLLLKFTDPRIQLADLK
- the hisS gene encoding histidine--tRNA ligase → MGAIQAIRGTRDILPPETNYWQWVEAIAKSILDRALYQEIRTPIFEQTSLFERGIGEATDVVGKEMYSFTDRGDRPITLRPEGTAGVVRAYIEQNLQAAGGVQRLWYTGPMFRYERPQAGRQRQFHQLGVEVLGSADPRADVEVIALGTDILKALGLSNLSLALNSVGNGGDRQRYREALIAYLTPFKAELDPDSQDRLERNPLRILDSKAKRTQEIVQDAPSILDHLGVDSQRHFDQVQQLLTNLGIAYQLTPTLVRGLDYYTHTAFEIQSSDLGAQATVCGGGRYDGLVAELGGPVTPAVGWAMGLERLIILLQQMATPPAPSPDLYLISKGEKAEPQALILAQKLRNQGLAVALDLSASAFGKQFKRADKSGAIACLVLGDGEIATGTVQLKWLADKAQETLQLQDLMGNITELKQRLAGHREKYPHLTSNFSVTCHDPMDNLV